GTGTTTGTATTATTTTCTGGATATGTCAGTCAACTCTTTGATATATGGCCCAAAATAACCCAAAGAGTGATAATATTAGAGATAATAATTCCACCAATTAATATTGACTTATCTACTAccttgatcatatatatatacatatgatatacatacatatatacatatatatatatgtacataattTATCTAGTATTAACTCATCTTCTATTTGAGTATACAATCTAGTTTTTATAAGTTTTACGGTAGAAATTGCTCACTTAGTAGTAGTAGAAACATGAAGAGTTAATATTAGACGAATTAACATgtcaatcaaataataaaattttgacttttttgaaATTGTTAATTCTTTGCATATCTCAGATCAAGTAGACATATCTTGAAAATTTAGATGAGTCAGTACATCAAGTTCATAATGTTGCGTGGAGTTAGGTGTGGTGAAGTGAAAAGTTATAGTAGGGTTACGTGAGTATTGGGATTTGGGAGGATAATTTCAATAAAAGTTTTGGGAGCCTGAGTATTGGGggcaattttaattatataaaaaaattataattatttaccTACTATACCGCCCCCTACCTTATAACTAGTTCCGCCCCTGTTAATTATATGCATAGCACTTAGGAGTTATGagcagttatatatatatagatattgtgaATGTGTGAGTCGCAAAGAAGTAAGAACACCAAACTatagctagagagagagagagagatggggagtCACTCCGATGACAGCTCGGCCTCTTTCGTGAAGAACCCGACGATTAAGTTCACCAAACTGTTCATCAATGGAGAATTCGTTGATTCCGTTTCAGGTTTTCAGCTCTTTATAATCTCTCTATCTATCTACTTGATCACCACATATTTCTTCATAGATTTTCCAGTTAGCAggttaaattatattttcactcTCGTCCTTCCTTCTGTTTTCTTCCCAACTTGTGTACGtagtttattatttatgatatattgATCAGGCTATCATATCATGAGAAGCATTTTGTTCAAGTACTAAAAGccggaaaagaaagaaagaagtacTTCATCTTATAAATCTTTACAGATGCGTAGGCCACAACCTGAAtgtggagagagggagagagagagagagagagacgtctGTTGTCCTCAACTCTCACTGTCAAACAAAAAAGAGGAAACAAAAAACCTAGCTGGTCCAGTCACTATGGCTAATTTTAGAGCGTCTAACTTTAGAGAGAGATGGCAGCATCATGgcctataatatttaatattatctgTAGTATTTTTAAGCTGTgaagcaaagttttgaaattagTTAAGTTTATAGTTACGGATGAAGTACTGgaattgaatattttgatattgataTATATGTTTAGATGTATTGTTTTAGCTTTTAAGATAGAGATTAAttggataaattatatatataaaacctatattttaaaataatatcaagacaactcttaaaaatatatatattgagaaatttaataatattttttaatataaattttaaaaatacagatatatataaaacacatatttattgatatagttattttatttttaaaaccatAATAAACATACCGACTGGACTGACATGatgcataatttttataaagcagTCTCAGGAGTTGGTCCAATCAGGTGTTGCGGAgttttaaaaacacaaaaaaacacacacatatatatatatatatatatttttactagaCAAGATGGAGTTGGTCCAATAAAATGTCAGACATTAGATGACAAGTCAAAGGTTAAAGGTGTTTTGACAGCGATAGGACGGAGTCTCGAATGGAAAGGAGAGATTAGAAGATATGATAGTTGATTGgactataaaaatataattttattcctCATTCTTAATCTTATTTACAAAAAACTATTCCTTCAATGTTTAACTTAATTTCGGATTGTAATCCAGCTAGAATTAATCGAAATTAAACAGAGCCGTCAAAATTTGACCcgaaacaaaacaaatatctaCCCCATGCCGGTTACTCTTTCAGCACAAAACATTCCAACCATTCCAACTACAAtgaaacgattttaaaaactttgGTGCGGAGCCTAAAGGAAAATTGAATACCGTTTTTTGGTCTTTGCATTGCATTGGACCATTTAAATTCTATCATAGTCAAACAATTAGGGTTCAGCATCTCcattaaatttataaacagtacctttattttgaattatttttctttcttatttaaaaagaaaattgtgaaATTATTAGAGACAAGGATATGGCAATACTCATGAAAGTCCACTGACCTGTCTCTTGCAATGATATTTCCATTTTTACacaagattaattttaaatatagataattttaGTTGTTTACGTTAAATCTGGGTGAATTTCCAAATGCAAATAGGAAAAACTTTCGAGACGATTGATCCAAGAACAGGAAAAGTGACAGCGAGAATTGCAGAAGGAGACAAGGAAGATGTTGAGTTGGCGGTGAAGGCTGCACGTCAGGCCTTTGACCATGGTCCATGGCCTCGCTTGCCCGGCTCTGTATGTGCGATTCTCTGTAGTCCTTTATCTCATGTTTTGATGTCTATATATGGAGTTTTTGATATTTTagaatcttttctttcctcaaaCATCTAAAATCATTTAGATTAATCTaagaaaattcagattaatataataaaattcttggtatcacaaaatgttttaaacataaaaaaacttcTCCCAAATCCAACTACTTAAGGTAGTTGGTTAGGTGATGTAAATTGTTTAGGTACttagttgttttttatttatttatttttataaagctGGTAGTTGTTTGATAAACAAAGATTACAAGGTAATTTGACTCTCCGCTACTTGGTGCTAATTCATTGGACCAAGACTCTGCAACATCTAATGTAAATTAtcgtttctttttcctctttggCGGGGCTATATATGTAGGAGAGAGGAAGGATAATGATGAAATTCGCGGACTTGCTTGAAGAAAATGCAGAAGAACTAGCTGCCCTGGATACCATTGACTGTGGGAAGTTGTTCAGTGTTGGCAAAGCGATGGACATTCCATATGCGGCAAACGCCCTCCGTTACTATGCTGGTGCAGCTGATAAAGTTCATGGAGATGTGCTGAAGATGTCGCGTGAACTTCATGGATATACTTTGCTAGAACCTATTGGTGTCGTGGGGCACATTATCCCTTGGAATAACCCTATCTTCGTGTTCTTCATGAAGGTTAGTCCTACTTTAGCCGCCGGATGCACAATGGTCGTCAAGCCTGCCGAACAAACTCCTCTATCGGCACTCTACCATGCTCATCTTGCTAAGCTGGTAAGGGTACATGAACAATTTAGGCATTCTTCATACTGCCAAATGCCATTATTAAAACCTTTCCCTTTCACCTTTTTTGTCACTCTTGTCAAGGCTGGCATCCCTGACGGAGTGCTCAATGTTATAACTGGATTTGGACCTACCGCCGGGGCTGCGATAAGCTCCCACATGGACATTGATGCGGTACGCAATTTCTAGTTTGTCACTAAGTAGTGTACGCACCACCTTGTCTTATTTAGTTTCGTGAGTATTCTGAGAAAATCTTTCAGCCAACTAATTTATTGCTCTAATTTGTGTGTGAATGTTCTTGAATCTGCCATCCTTGCACACAATTTATCAGGTCAGTTTCACTGGCTCCACAGAAATAGGACGCAAAGTAATGCAGGCTGCAGCAGAAAGCAATTTAAAAGTGGTTTCTCTTGAATTAGGAGGTAAGTCACCCCTTATTATTTTTGATGATGCTGATGTAGATATGGCCGCCCAGCTAGCAATCTTTGGCATCATGTTTAATAAGGTAAAATAgtttttgtgttattttaaCAAATTGGCATTTTAGAAAGCTCTTTTGTATAAAAAGGTTActcaaataacatttttttccaaattatatatatatatatattttccaggGCGAAGCATGTGTTGCCAGTTCTCGTGTTTATGTTCAAGAAGGAATATATGACGAGTTTGTGAAGAAACTAGTGGAAAAGGCAAGAGCTTGGATAGTTGGGGATCCTTTTGATCCTAAAGCTCAACAAGGACCTCAGGTATGAAGTGAAGCTTTaatgtatttctaaattttgGAGGAAAGTACAAAGGAACAGAATAGCAGACCATGCAGCAAACAAGAACATGAAATTAAGGAGACAATCCAATTCCAGGAATTGGAGGCTTGAAATTCCAATAAAACTGCAAAGGACCCAAGTAGTAATAATAATGGAAAGTGTCAAATGCTTTTCATAGAAATCTTACAAAAGTAACTTAACTTGTTTTCATGTGATATATTATCTACTTTACAATCAAAGTAATTATACAATCTGACATATCACATCAATTCATGTgattaatttgtgaatttacttttgtgtgaatatatatctttttatagATAAAACATTCGTCAATAATAATAACCACAGTAACAACATTTGCAATAAAACATGGTAAGCCTGACAGTTTTATATTAGCAGGGTATGTTCCTATAAAAATGCTCtgttttatatttatgtaaacTGTACAGGTCGATTTGaagcaatttgaaaaaatccTTTCATACATTGAGCATGGCAAGAGAGAAGGAGCGACCCTTTTAACAGGGGGCAAGCCCGTGGCTGATCAGAAGGGATACTACATTGAGCCAACAATTTTTGCTGACGTAAAGGTATATACTTTTGATCAGTTTAACgtaatttaatcatttaatttatattctaaacGACTAATatgtcttctttttttcattgttaTTCTTGGTGACTTTCTCAGGAAGAAATGCTTATAGCGAAGGATGAAATATTTGGACCAGTTATGGCCCTTGCGCAATTTAAGTGAGTACAATTTCCAGTcccctctt
The genomic region above belongs to Carya illinoinensis cultivar Pawnee chromosome 4, C.illinoinensisPawnee_v1, whole genome shotgun sequence and contains:
- the LOC122306904 gene encoding aldehyde dehydrogenase family 2 member C4-like isoform X1, coding for MGSHSDDSSASFVKNPTIKFTKLFINGEFVDSVSGKTFETIDPRTGKVTARIAEGDKEDVELAVKAARQAFDHGPWPRLPGSERGRIMMKFADLLEENAEELAALDTIDCGKLFSVGKAMDIPYAANALRYYAGAADKVHGDVLKMSRELHGYTLLEPIGVVGHIIPWNNPIFVFFMKVSPTLAAGCTMVVKPAEQTPLSALYHAHLAKLAGIPDGVLNVITGFGPTAGAAISSHMDIDAVSFTGSTEIGRKVMQAAAESNLKVVSLELGGKSPLIIFDDADVDMAAQLAIFGIMFNKGEACVASSRVYVQEGIYDEFVKKLVEKARAWIVGDPFDPKAQQGPQVDLKQFEKILSYIEHGKREGATLLTGGKPVADQKGYYIEPTIFADVKEEMLIAKDEIFGPVMALAQFKTIEEAIKRANSTRYGLAAGIVTKDLNVANTVSRSVRAGTIWISCYFALDNDCPFGGYKMSGFGKDFGLEALHKYLQVKSVVTPLYNTPWL
- the LOC122306904 gene encoding aldehyde dehydrogenase family 2 member C4-like isoform X2 — encoded protein: MGSHSDDSSASFVKNPTIKFTKLFINGEFVDSVSGKTFETIDPRTGKVTARIAEGDKEDVELAVKAARQAFDHGPWPRLPGSERGRIMMKFADLLEENAEELAALDTIDCGKLFSVGKAMDIPYAANALRYYAGAADKVHGDVLKMSRELHGYTLLEPIGVVGHIIPWNNPIFVFFMKVSPTLAAGCTMVVKPAEQTPLSALYHAHLAKLAGIPDGVLNVITGFGPTAGAAISSHMDIDAGEACVASSRVYVQEGIYDEFVKKLVEKARAWIVGDPFDPKAQQGPQVDLKQFEKILSYIEHGKREGATLLTGGKPVADQKGYYIEPTIFADVKEEMLIAKDEIFGPVMALAQFKTIEEAIKRANSTRYGLAAGIVTKDLNVANTVSRSVRAGTIWISCYFALDNDCPFGGYKMSGFGKDFGLEALHKYLQVKSVVTPLYNTPWL